Proteins encoded within one genomic window of Bacillus sp. 1NLA3E:
- a CDS encoding cupredoxin domain-containing protein yields the protein MKKKSWLLVGFSIMLILLLASCDGKDDPSSRPNNFQEPAKETAGGNYALGEIKEITVNAANYKFAPNEIHVNQGDTVELSLENSAGGHGMEIAEFGVRLTSDGTAEFVADKKGTFTFSCLVPCGVGHKKMTGKIIVE from the coding sequence TTGAAGAAAAAATCCTGGTTGCTAGTTGGATTTTCAATCATGTTAATATTGCTATTAGCTTCTTGTGATGGGAAAGATGACCCATCCTCAAGGCCAAACAATTTTCAAGAACCTGCAAAAGAAACAGCTGGGGGAAATTATGCTCTAGGGGAAATAAAAGAGATTACAGTCAATGCCGCTAACTATAAATTTGCTCCCAATGAAATCCATGTTAATCAAGGGGATACAGTCGAACTCAGCTTAGAAAATTCGGCAGGTGGGCATGGAATGGAAATAGCAGAATTTGGTGTAAGACTAACCAGTGATGGAACTGCTGAATTCGTTGCTGACAAAAAGGGAACCTTTACCTTTTCTTGTTTGGTGCCTTGTGGAGTTGGACATAAAAAGATGACAGGGAAAATAATAGTTGAGTAA
- the dapD gene encoding 2,3,4,5-tetrahydropyridine-2,6-dicarboxylate N-acetyltransferase → MDNNSIHDLLKTAKKKTLVKAYIQGELADIDFGEESKIILLGDGGIVIGNWDDIKPAIEHHPNLIKDYYIENDRRNSIIDLLDTKNLNARIEPGAFIRAGVTIEDDAVIMMGACINIGAHIGERTLVDMNAVIGGGATIGKRCHIGAGVVIKGVISSPSASPVIIEDDVVIGPNAVIMESIKIGKGAVIRAGSIVTKNVAEGEVI, encoded by the coding sequence ATGGACAATAACAGTATTCATGATTTATTGAAAACTGCTAAAAAAAAGACTTTGGTCAAGGCTTATATTCAAGGTGAACTTGCTGATATTGATTTTGGAGAAGAAAGTAAAATCATCCTTTTGGGTGATGGCGGTATTGTTATTGGTAATTGGGATGACATTAAACCAGCGATTGAACATCATCCCAATCTGATAAAGGATTATTATATTGAGAACGACCGCAGGAATTCGATAATTGATTTACTAGACACGAAAAATTTAAACGCACGAATTGAGCCAGGGGCATTTATTCGCGCAGGAGTCACGATTGAGGACGATGCCGTTATCATGATGGGAGCCTGTATAAATATAGGTGCCCATATTGGAGAGAGAACATTGGTCGATATGAATGCTGTGATTGGCGGCGGTGCTACAATCGGAAAAAGATGTCATATTGGTGCTGGTGTTGTGATAAAAGGAGTCATCTCCTCCCCTAGTGCTTCACCTGTGATCATTGAGGATGATGTTGTGATCGGACCAAATGCTGTCATTATGGAAAGTATCAAAATTGGCAAAGGCGCGGTCATTCGCGCAGGATCTATTGTCACAAAAAATGTCGCCGAAGGTGAAGTCATTTAA
- a CDS encoding LLM class flavin-dependent oxidoreductase — translation MSKNIRRLSEIQFSVLDLAPIIDGGTAAQSLQNTLDLARHTEKWGYNRYWLAEHHNMPGIASSATSVVIAHVASGTSTIRVGSGGIMLPNHAALVIAEQFGTLESLYPGRIDLGLGRAPGTDGLTAHALRRDLRNDDFSQQLGELRNYLNPAITSDKKRVRAIPGEGLNIPIWLLGSSGYSAGLAGQLGLPFAFASHFSPEYTIPALELYRSQFRPSEVLDEPYAMVGLNIVAADTDKQAHFLASSMKLQFLNLIRNTPSKLLPPVENIEEFSSDYEKGLLLERLSSSIIGSPETIKEKLQSFLNKTGADEMIINSQIFDHQARLHSYEIVAEITDIK, via the coding sequence ATGTCAAAGAATATTAGACGACTTAGTGAGATTCAATTTTCAGTACTCGATCTTGCTCCGATAATCGACGGTGGCACCGCCGCACAAAGCTTGCAAAATACACTTGATTTAGCCCGCCATACTGAAAAGTGGGGTTATAATAGATATTGGCTTGCCGAACACCATAATATGCCTGGCATTGCTAGTTCGGCCACCTCTGTTGTAATCGCTCACGTTGCAAGTGGCACTTCAACTATCCGTGTTGGCTCCGGCGGTATTATGTTGCCAAACCATGCTGCACTTGTAATTGCTGAGCAATTTGGAACTCTAGAATCTCTATATCCAGGCCGAATCGACCTTGGACTTGGACGTGCGCCTGGAACCGATGGACTAACTGCGCATGCTTTAAGGCGAGATCTTAGAAATGATGATTTTTCTCAGCAACTAGGTGAACTGCGCAACTATCTTAATCCTGCCATTACTTCAGATAAAAAGCGCGTGCGTGCAATCCCTGGTGAGGGATTAAATATTCCAATTTGGTTGTTGGGTTCCAGCGGTTATAGTGCTGGACTAGCAGGGCAACTTGGTCTGCCATTTGCTTTTGCCAGTCACTTTTCACCTGAATATACAATCCCAGCTTTAGAATTATACCGCAGTCAGTTCCGACCTTCTGAAGTATTAGATGAACCATATGCTATGGTCGGTCTGAATATTGTCGCTGCTGATACGGATAAACAAGCACACTTCCTTGCAAGCTCGATGAAGCTGCAATTCTTAAATTTAATTCGCAATACCCCTAGTAAATTGCTACCACCTGTCGAAAATATTGAGGAATTTTCCAGTGACTATGAAAAAGGTTTACTTTTAGAAAGACTGTCTTCCTCCATTATTGGAAGTCCTGAAACAATAAAAGAAAAGCTGCAGTCTTTTTTAAATAAAACGGGTGCAGATGAGATGATCATCAACTCACAAATTTTCGATCACCAGGCCCGACTTCACTCATATGAAATTGTCGCGGAAATAACCGATATAAAATAG